The Elusimicrobiaceae bacterium genomic sequence CGGAGTGGCGTTTGATGGTGTCGAGCGCGAGCGCGATTTCGGCTTCGCTTAGCTCTTCTTTGTATTTCTGGTATTTTTTGGCTTTTTTGGCTTCGGTGTCCAGTTTCCTGATCTGCTGGTCAATCAATGCGACCGAGTCCATCAGCCGGGCGAGATCGGAGTCCACTTTTTCGAGTTTGCGCTGGGCCTCGTCGCGCTTGGCTTTGTATTTCGACACTCCGGCCGCTTCCTCAAACAGGTCGCGCCGGGTTTCGGGCGCGGCGGACAGCACAAACTCAACCCCGCCCTGGTCTATAATGGCGTAGCCTTCGCCCCCGATGCCGGTATCCAGAAACATGTCGCGCACGTCGCGCAGGCGGCACTGCACTTTGTTGAGATAGTATTCCGATTCGCCGGACCGGTAAATCCGGCGCGTCACCGTCACTTCCGCGAAATCTATCGGCAGGCGGCGCGACTCGTTGTCGAATATCATGTTCACTTCCGCCAGATTAAGCGGCGAGCGTTTCGCCGTGCCGTTGAAAATGATGTCTATCATGGACGGCGAGCGGAGCTGTTTCCAGGATTTTTCGCCTATGCACCAGCGGATGGAGTCCACCACATTGGATTTGCCGCAGCCGTTCGGGCCCACCACGCAGGTGATGCCTTTTTCAAACGACATGCGCACTTTTTCCGCGAATGACTTGAAACCGATGATTTCAACAGCTTTCAAATACATTAAAACTCCGCAAAACGATAAATAACCAGCCGGGCGCGCCTAACTCATGGCACCCTGTATAGATATTATAATTTGTAAAGGGTGCCGTAAAGTGCGCCCGGCAAGCCGGAAAACACGAATCGGGGCTGCTGTATTGACAATTCAGGAGGGCGGCGTGTTTTGCCGGACGGTTGAAAACCGGGCGGTTTCACGCGTTTTCCGTTTTATGATTGAACCGTCGTTCCGGTTCGGAAAGGGCCGGACGGCCCGGATGGCGGTCTAGTGCAGCAGGATTCCTTTGTACAGGCCGGGCTCGGAATCTGGAATTTCCAGCGCGCCGGCGCATTTCCTGAAAAATTCCGGCTCGCCCGCCCAGCCGACAACGGCGTAGCCATAGCCTTCCGCTTTCATCGCGTGCAGGCAGCTGAGCAGCAATGCCCTGCCTATGCCTTTGTTTTTGATATCCGGCAGCAGGCCGATCGGGCCGAATATTCCCTTTAAGGTGGCGTCATAACAGGCAAAGCCCTGAATTTTGCCTTCCTGCCCGGCGATAAAGCAGGAAACCGGATGCCGGGAGAAAGCCGTTTCGCATTCGTCAAGCCACGAGGCCGGGAAGTCAGCCTGCCGCAGCCGTTTCAGTATGACCGATTTTTCCGGCGTGAGCGCGCGCCGTATGGCGATACCTGTTTTTTGAGTTTTTTTCAGCGCGGGTTCCAGCGGCGGCAGCGCATAGAGTTTGATCAGCATGTCGGCCATAGCTCAATTATATGTACTTGCGGCCAATTCGGCAAGCGGTTCTGCCCGGCGGGCGGCGGTTCCGGCAAACCGCCGCCGGACAAAACTGTTCCGGCGGCGGACAACACGGGAATGCGCATAATCAGCCCAATAATGACGAAGCCGGGTTAGCCGTGCCGCGCTGATCTGGCCTTAAGGGGTATTTGCATGATGCGGTTGCGTGTCAGGCTGCGGGCGGCGGCTCTGCGGCTGGAGCGGCGGCGCGGGATTTCCGGCCCCGGAACCCGTCAAACAGTCCGCCCATTTTTGTTGACAGCGCCGCGCCAAGCCCGGCTATTCCGCCGCACAGCATGGCAATGACGCTCAGAAAGAAAAGCAGCACGCCCGTCAGCCCGAACAGGCTGCCCAGGTTTGCGAAGAACACCAGTATGAACACCAGCGCTCCGAATCCGCCATAGGCCGCCATGATGGCGCCCGGCAGGCCCGGCAGCGGTTTATCGGCTTTTGCGAACCCTTTTTTCGCGAGCAGATGCAGGAATGCCGCCAGGCCCAGTATGCATGCCACGGCGTAGAGGATCACGAAAAACGGCAGCAGTGCTATGCCCAGTATCGAAATTGCCAGCGCGACGCAGGCGGGCACAAACGCGATCAGCGCAAGCGCGCCCAGCGCGGCTGATTTCGCAAAGCTGTTCTCCAGTTCGTCGCTGATGAGGGCGGCCCGTTTTTTTAACAGCAGCACGACAATTAGCAGCGGTATGCCAAGCAGCGCCAGGAAAAGCAGTATTCCGCAGGCTTTGGCAAAAGCATGACTCACTGAATGCTGTTTGTTTGGTTCATCCGCGCCAGCGGTGCCG encodes the following:
- a CDS encoding GNAT family N-acetyltransferase translates to MADMLIKLYALPPLEPALKKTQKTGIAIRRALTPEKSVILKRLRQADFPASWLDECETAFSRHPVSCFIAGQEGKIQGFACYDATLKGIFGPIGLLPDIKNKGIGRALLLSCLHAMKAEGYGYAVVGWAGEPEFFRKCAGALEIPDSEPGLYKGILLH